CCTCACCCGCCTCAACCGCTACGGCCCGCACGACCGCCAGTGGTTGCGGGCCGCCCTCCGCCGCCGGGGCGGCCGGCCGGCCGGAAAGTTCAACGCCGGCCAGAAGCTCTACGCCGCCTGGATCGCCGGTGCGGTCCTCGTGATGCTCGGCACCGGTCTGTTGATGTGGTTCACCGACCTCGCGCCCCTGGTGTGGCGCACCGGTGCCACCTTCGTCCACGACTGGCTCGCGCTCGCCGTGGTCCTGGTGATCGCCGGCCACGTCTGGAAGGCCTTCGGCGACCCCGAGTCCCGCCGCGGTCTGCGCACCGGGTCGGTCGACGCCCAATGGGCAAGGCGCGAGCACCCGTTGTGGGACCACGAGAACAACACCCCCTAGCGCGCGGCAAGTTGCAGAGTTTCCTCTGCAGAGAACTCTGTGCAGAGGACTCTCTGCAACTCTAGGCTGGCGTCCATGACTGATGCCCCCGAGCCGGATCCGTCGCCGCCGTCGCCGCCGACGCCGTCCACCGCCCCTCCCGTGCGCCGTATGGACGCCCGCAGTCTGCGTGGGCTGGCGCACCCCTTGCGGATGCGCATCCTGGACCTGCTGACCCTCGACGGCGCGGACACCGCCACCGGACTCGGCCGGCGGCTGGGGGAGAACACCGGCACGGTCAGCTGGCATCTGCGCCACCTCGCCGACCACGGCTTCATCGAGGAGGAGACCGGCCGCGGCACCCGGCGCGAGCGCTGGTGGCGGGCGGTGCGGGCGGCCCGCCGCCTCGACACCAACGACTTCCGCGACGACCCCGACATGCGGGGCGCCCTGTCGGTCTACCTGCACGAAACCGTCCACCAGGGCTTCGACCAGGTCACCACCTACCTCGCCGAGGAGTGGAGCCCCGAATGGCGCGACGCCGGAACCCTCTCCCGCTGGCAGGACCTGCGACTGACACCTGAACAGCTCGCCGCGCTGAACGCGGAGTTGGAGGCAGTGGTCGTCCGGCACCGGGAGGCGGCGGCCCGGGACGGGGCGGCTCCGGAGGCCGAGGAGGCCCGGCCCGTGCTCGTCCAGCTGCACTCCTTCCCGCGCAAGGAACGGGACGAGCGGTGAGCGGACTCCTGCGCCGCCACCGCGATTTCCGGCTGCTGTGGTGCGGGGAGACGGCGGGCAAGTTCGGAGCGGCGGTCAGCAATGTGGCGATGCCGCTGGTGGCGGTCTCCACCCTGCACGCCTCCACCTTCGCGGTCGGGCTGATCAGCGCCTGCGGCTGGCTGCCCTGGCTGCTGATCGGCCTCCCGGTCGGGGTGTGGGTGGACCGGCTGCGCCGCCGCCCGCTGATGCTGGCCGCCGCCGCGCTGTCGATGGTGCTCTTCGCCGCCGTACCGGTCCTGGCCCGGTACGGCGGTCTCGATCTCGGTCTGCTGATCGCCGTGGCCCTGCTGACCGGTGCCGCCGCGGTGCTGTTCCAGACCGCGTACAGCGCCTACCTCCCCACCCTCCTCGCGCCCGCCGACCAGGCCGAGGGCAACGCCAAGCTGCACGGCAGCGCCTCCGCGGCCCAGATCGCCGGACAGGGGGCGAGCGGACTCATCGCCCAACTGGCGGGCGCCGTCAACGGGCTGTTCGCCCACGCCGCCACCTTCCTCGTTGCGCTGCTGTGCCTGCTCGGCATCCGGCACCGCGAACCCCGCCCGGCGTCCCGCGAGGGCACGCCCCGGTCGCTGACCGGGGAGGTCGCCGAGGGGCTGCGACTGGTCGCCGGTGACCGCTGGTTCCGTACGCTGACGCTCTTCGGGGCCGCCTCCAACCTCGCGCTGATGGGGTACCAGTCCCTCACGGCGGTCTTCCTGGTCCGCGAGGTCGGTCTGGCGCCCGGCGCCGTCGGCGGGCTGCTGGCGCTGGCCAGTACGGGCGGTATCGCGGGCGCCTTCGTGGTGCGCCGCACGGCCGGCCGGATCGGCACCGCCCGCGCCATGCTCCTGTTCGAACTCGGCGTCCCCTGTGCGGCGTTGCTCATCCCGCTCACCTCCCCGGGCGCCGGGACGCTGCTCTATGTGGCGGGCAGTTTCGGCGTCTCCGCCGGGGTGGTGGCCGGCAACATCCTCAAGGTGAGCTTCCAGCAGAGCTACTGCCCGCCGCCGCTGCTCGGCCGTCTGGTCGCCAGCAGTGCGTTCCTCAACTACGGCACCCTGCCGCTGGGTGCGCTGCTCGGCGGCGCGCTCGGCTCCGCCCTGGGCGTCCGCACCGCCATGTGGATCATGACCGCCGGGGTGCCGCTGGCCGCCCTGATCCTGCTCTTCTCTCCGGTCCGGACGGTCCGCGAGCTGCCGGTGCGCCCCGCGGAGGGGGAGCGCGGCGAGCCCGGCCCCGGCGCGGCGGAACGGGACGGGGCGGCGGAACGGGACGGGGCGTCGTCGCGCCACTGAGGCAACGCCCGCGCGCCCGTACGCTCACGCCGTCGGCGGCCCCGCCTGCGCCTCCGCCGCCGGCAGTTCCACCTCGAAGCGGCAGCCCGCCCCGGCGTTCCGTACCGTCGCCCGGCCCTCATGGGCCTCCACGATGCCGCGGACGATCGCCAGCCCCAGTCCGGCGCCGCCCTTGCCGTCCGCCCGCGGAGTGCGGGCCGCACCGCCGCGCCAGCCGGTGTCGAAGACCCGCGGCAGATCCTCCGGCGGGATGCCGCCGCAGCCGTCCTCGACCGCGAGCACCACCCGGCCCTCCGCGTGCCGGGCACTGACCGCGACGGTGCCGTCGGCGGGCGTGGCACGGATCGCGTTGACCAGCAGATTGCCCAGGACGCGGGTCATCTGCTGGGCGTCCACCCGCACCGGCAGCGGTACCACCCCGCCGTCCACCAGCCGCACCCCGCTCGCCCGCGCCAGCGGCCCGGCGCCCGCGAGGGCCTCGTCCACCAGGTCGTACACCGACACCCGCGACAGCGTCAGGGCCAGCGCACCGGCCTGGATACGGGACAGTTCGAAGAGGTCGTCGACCATCGCGGCCAGCCGGTCCACCTCGATCCGCATCCGTGCGTGATAGCGCGCGGTGTCCTCGGCGACCCCGTCCTCCAGCGCCTCGGCCATCGCCCGCAGCCCGGCGAGCGGGGTGCGCAGATCGTGCGAGATCCCGGCGATCAGCTCCCGCCGGGAGGCATCCAGCGCCCGCTCCCGCTCCCGCGCCTCGGCGAGCCGTCCGCTGGTCTCCTCCAACGCCTTTGACAGCGCGGCCAGTTCGGCGGTGGGCGGCTCGGCCGGTGCCACGAAACCGCCCTCGCTGCCGACCGTACGGGCGGAGCGCGCCAGCTCCCGGCTGCCCGCCGCGATCCGCCGTCCGAAGAGCAGCGCCGCCGCCAGCGACACCACCCCGGAGACGGCCACCACGGCCATCACCACGCCCAGGTCGTGCCCGGACAGGAACATCGCCTGGGCGACCGCCACCGTGCCCGCCGCCATCGCGGCCACCGCCAGCGCCGCCACCGCGAACAGCGACAGGGCGACCGAGCGCCGCCGCAACGCCCGTACCGCGGGCGCCGCGAGCAGCCCCGCCAGCGCCGCGCCGAGCGCCGCCAGCGCCACGATGACCAGGAAGTCCGTCATGAGAGCGGTCCGTCTCCCCGCAGGGGGCCGTCCTCCGGCGGCGGCTCGTCCCCCACGGCGTCGAAGCGGTAGCCGGCGCCCCAGACCGTCGTCACCAGCCGTGGCGCGGCCGGATCCGCCTCGATCTTCTCGCGCAGTCGCCGCACATGCACCGTCACCGTCGACAGATCGCCGAACTCCCAGCCCCAGACCCGGTGCAGCAGCTCCTCCCGGGCGAAGACCCGCCCGGGGTGGCGCATCAGGAAGACCAGCAGATCGAACTCGCGGGCGGTGAGGGAGAGCGCACGCCCGGCACGGTCGGCCCGCCGGCCGCCGGGGTCGGCAGTGAGATCCCCCGCCCGTAGGACGGCGGCGGGCGCCGCGGCCGGCGGCGCGGACTCCGCACGGCGCAGCACCGAGCCGATCCGCAGCACCAGCTCCCGCGGGCTGAACGGCTTGGTCACATAGTCGTCCGCGCCCAGCTCCAGGCCGAGGATGCGATCCGCCTCCTCACCGCGCGCCGTCAGCATCACCACCGGAACCGCGGGCCCGTCGCCGCGCCGCAGCCGGCGGCACACCTCCAGGCCGTCGATGCCCGGCAGCATCAGATCGAGCACGACGAGATGCGGACGGAAGTCCGCGGCCCGGTCGAGGGCGGCGACACCGTCGGCGGCGTGTGCCGTGGTGTAGCCGGCGCGGGAGAGGTAGCCGGTGACGACCTCGGCGACGGTCGGGTCGTCCTCGACCACCAGGACACGGCGCGGCGGCCCGTGGGAGGGGAGGGGCGGAGGCGCGGAGGGCGGTGTGGCGGGGTGCACAGGGTCAGCGTGCCCTTCCCGGGAGGTACGTCATGGCTCAAGCCAACACCACCGCGGGCGGGCGCGGGCGGCCCGGCCCGGGTCCGTAAGACTCCGGTAACCAGTAGCGGTGCCCGGGACGGGCGGCTGCGGGGGCGCGGCGGCGCCCCGGCGCCTCAGCCCTCCAGCCCCTCCCGGACCCGCCGCGACACCGTGAACGCGTACAGGTCGAGCACACCCGGCGGCTCCGCGAGGCCGGGACCGCCGGCGCGGATCCAGGCGGCGATGTCCGCCAGCGCCTCGTCATCGTTGACCAGTCCCAGCCAGACCGGGCGCCCGCCGGCCGCCCGCCCCGCGGCCGACGGCTGGACCACGACCACATTCGCCTGGTCGCAGACGTCCAGGCACTCCGAGGCCCGTACCGGCGCCGCGCCGTCGAGCGCCGCGCGCAGGCGGGGTATCTGCCCGGCGTGGTCGACGCCCGGGATCTTGGCCGCATCGCCGCAGCAGCAGCCGCGGCATACGGTGACCCGGCACGGGGTCGCGGGGGCTGTCCGTCCGGCAGGCTTGTTGATCACCGATTCATGCTACGTGGGCCGCAATGACGCACGACGACGGGATAGAAACCCGGCTCGTGGGGATAGACATCCGGCATGCCCGTGACCGAATTCCACCCTCAGCCCGGCTCCGCACCGGAGCACGCGATACCCGGCCCGGCCGGTCTCCCCGTGCTCGGCTCGATGCTCGACCTCCGTCGCGACTCCCTCAGCACCTTTTTAGGAGCCCAGCGCGCGCACGGCGATGTGGTCCGCCTGGAAGCCGGGCCGCCCGGCCTGCGCAGCGTGTTCCACGCGGTCTTCGCACCCGAGGGCGTGCAGCAGATCCTCGCCTCCCAGGCCGCCAACTTCCGTAAGGACCACCCGCTCTACGAGGAGGTCCGGCAGGCCTTCGGCAACGGCCTGCTCACCAGCCAGGACGCCGACTACCTCCGACAGCGGCGGCTGGTGCAGCCGCTGTTCACCAAGCGCCGGGTCGACGGCTATGCGTCGGCGGTGACCACCGAGGCCGCCACCCTCGCCGACCGCTGGCGGACCGCGGACGACACCACCGTGGACCTGGTCCCCGAGATGAACCGGCTGGCGCTGCGCACCGTCTCCCGGATCCTCTTCGGCCTGGACGCGGAGGCGGCGGTGGACACCATCCACCGCTGCGCCCCGGTCATCAACGCGTATGTCGTACGGCGCGCTTACGTCCCCGTGAAGATCCCGCGCGAGTGGCCCACCCCCGGGAACCTGCGGGCGCGGGCCGCCACCGACGAGATGAACGCGCTGTGCGACCGGATCGTGGGGGACCGGCGGGCGGCGCGGGGAACGGCCCGGGACGCGGACGGCGAGGGGGAGGACCTGCTGTCGCTCCTCGCCGCGGCCGGCAATGACGAGGACGGTTCCCTGGACGCCACCGAGGTCCGCGAACAGGTCCTGATCTTCCTGCTGGCCGGGCACGAGACCACCGCGACCTCCCTCGCCTTCACCCTCCATCTCCTCGCCCGGCACCCCGAGGAGCAGACGCGGGTCCGGGACGAGATCGACCGCGTCCTGGCCCACCGCACCCCCACGGCCGCCGACCTGGACCGTCTGCCGTATCTGACGCAGGCGCTCAAGGAGTCCATGCGGCTGTATCCGGCGGCGCCGGTCATCAGCCGCCGGGCGGTGGCGGCCACCGAGATCGGTGGTTTCCGCATCCCGGCCGGTGCCGATGTGGTCGTCGCGCCCTGGGTCACCCATCGCAACCCGGACCTGTGGGCGGATCCGGAGCGCTTCGATCCGCGGCGCTTCGCACCGGAGCGGGAGGCGGAGCGGCACCGCTACGCCTGGTTCCCGTTCGGCGGCGGGCCGCGTGCCTGTATCGGGCAGCACTTCTCGATGCTGGAGTCCGTGCTGGCGCTGGCCGTGCTGCTGCGCGCGTACGAACTCGAAGCCGTGGACGAGGAGGTACCGGTCTCCGCAGGGATCACCCTCCAGGCGACCGGTCCGGCGCGGGTTCGTCTGCGGCCGCGCACCGGGGCGGGGGAGTAGCGCCCGGGGATGCCGTCCGGGAGGAATCTAAACGCAACGAAAAATGCGTTTGCTTTTCGGCGGCGTCCCCCGTACCGTCAACCTCGTTGCTGTTGCCGCCGATCGGAGAAGGCCGTTGCTCGTCTGAGGTCTTGAGACACCGCGCCCGTGAGCGGTGATTCGCCCTGCGCTTCCGGTATCCGGAGCGGCGAATCATGCCTCGCGCGGCCCGTCCGCGACCTCGGCGTACCCGCACGGCGTACCCGACGCACCCGGCGTTCCGACGCGGTGTCTCTTCGCGCATTCCCCACCCCGCTCACCCGCGCTCAGGAGACCCGTATGTCCATGTCCCCCACCTCCGCGTCCGCCGCGTCCATCGTCTGCACCGGCCTCGGCTTCACCTGGCCCGACGGCAGCCCCGTCCTGGAGAACTTCCCCCTGGTCGTCGGCCCCGGCCGCACGGGCCTCATCGGCCTCAACGGGGCAGGAAAATCCACCCTGTTGAAGCTGATCGCGGGCGAACTCACCCCGACCGCGGGGACCGTCAAGGTCGCCGGCGAGATCGGCTACCTCCCCCAGCACGCCCCGCTCGACACCGCCCTGCGGGTCGACGAGGCGCTCGGTATCCACACCGCGCGCGCCGCGCTGCTCGCCATCGAGGGCGGCGACGCGAGCGAGGAGCACTTCACCGCCGTCGGCGACGACTGGGACGTCGAGGAGCGCGCCCGCGCCACCCTCGACCAGCTCGGACTGACCGGTATCGACCTCGACCGCACCATCGGCGAGGTCTCCGGCGGCGAGTCCGTCCTGCTCCGGCTGGCGGCCCTGCTGCTGCGCCGGCCGGACGTCCTGCTGCTCGACGAGCCCACCAACAACCTCGACCGGGCGGCCCGGCAGCGGCTGTACACCGCGGTCGCCGGCTGGTCCGGAGTGCTCGTCGTGGTCAGCCACGACCGTGAACTCCTCGAACGCGTCGACCGGATCGCCGACCTCCGCGACGGCGAGGTCCACTGGTACGGCGGCAACTTCAGCGCCTACGAACGGGCCCTGGCCGTCGAGCAGGACGCGGCCGAGCGGATGCTGCGGGTCGCCGAGGCCGACGTACAGCGCCAGAAGCGCGAACTGGCCGACGCCCACCTCAAGTTGGCCCGCCGGGTCCGCTACGGCAACAAGATGAGCGCCAACAAGCGCGAGCCGAAGATCGTCATGAATGAGCGCAAGAGGGAGGCCCAGGTCTCCGCGGGCAAGCACCGCATCATGCACACCGAACGCCTCAAGGAGGCCAGGGACCGGCTCGACGAGGCCGCCGAAGCGGTCCGGGACGACGACGAGATCCGCATCGATCTGCCGCACACCGCCGTGCCGCCGGGCCGGGGCGTGCTCACCCTGCGCGACCTGCAGGCCCGTTACGGCGGCCGTGCCCATCTGGAGGTGCGCGGCCCCGAACGGATCGCGCTGACCGGCCCCAACGGCTCCGGCAAGACCACCCTGCTGCGGACCGTCGCCGGTGAGATCCCGCCGGCGGCCGGTACGGCGGAGATCCATGTCCCCCACCGTTTCCTCCCCCAGCGGCTGGAGGTGCTCGACCCCGCGCTGACCGTCGTCGAGAACGTCGCCCGCTTCGCCCCGGACGCGACCAACAACCGCATCCGGGCCCGGCTCGCCCGCTTCCTGTTCAAGGGCGCCCGCGCCGACCAGCGGGCGGGCACGCTCTCCGGCGGTGAACGCTTCCGCGCCTCGCTCGCCGCGCTGATGCTGGCCGAACCGGCCCCGCAGCTGCTGCTGCTGGACGAGCCGACGAACAACCTCGACCTGGCGTCGGTCCGGCGGCTGGTCACCGCCCTGGAGTCCTATGAGGGCGCACTGCTCGTCGTCAGCCACGATCTGACGTTCCTCCGGGACCTCGGCATCACCCGCTGGCTGTCGACGGAGGGTGGTGAACTGACCGACATCGCACCGCTGTAGGAGACGCCGGGCGGGGCGGGCCCCGCTGCCCCGCCCCGTCGTCCGCCCCTCGAAAGCCGGTTGCCGGATCCCTTCCCGTGGGTCATGATCCTCCGCATGACCTACAGGAAGGGCGGCCACCGCCCCACCCGATGACCGCGCGGACCCCGGGCCAGGACCCGGTCTCCGCCCCGTCAGCCGCTGACGTCGACCACTCTGCCGCAGTGACCGCGGCGGTCGTGGACGGCTCCGTCCTCACCCCGGGCGCCCCGCTCAGAACCGCCGTCTTCGACGCGGTCCGGGCCGACCGGGACGGCCCGGTCACCCACGAGCTGATCGGACTCACCGGCCACCACCGCCCCGCCGTACGCCGCACCGCGCTCACCCTGCTCACCGAGCTGGCCTTCAACGGCCCGCCGTCATGGCAGGGCCCGATCGAGGCGGCAGCGGCCCGGCTCCACGACCCCGACCCGGACGCCCGCCGGGCCGCCGTCCGCCTCCTCATGCGCGCCGGCGGCACGGACCGGGCCCGTACGGCGCTCGACACCCACCCCGACCCCGCCACCCGCATCGCCCTGGCCGACGAACTCCTGTTCCACCTGCCGCACACCCCCTGCCCGCCCGGGCCGCTGCGCACCGACCCGCTCCCCGGCATCCGCCTGGCCGCCTGTATCGCGGAGCTGAGAGCGGCGCCGGAGGAGGAGTGGGCCGCCCTGGACGCGCAGGCGGTGGCGGAGCTGGCCGCACTGTCCGACCGGGACGCGGACCGCGCGCGGATCCTCGGCAGCCGCTGGGGCGACGCCCTGTCCCGGCAGGACCGGGAGCGGCACTGCTACGCCACCGCCACCCGGCTGCTGACCGGCGCGGCGGGCGCCCACGGCCGGCGGGTCGGGGTGCACCTCGCCCGGCGGGCCCTCCAGATCTGGCGGGCCGCCCCCGCCGCCCTGACCCCGCACCTCGCAGCCCTGGTCCGCACCGCACCGCCCGCCCTGCGCGACCTCGCCGTGGACACGCTCTGCGCCTCCCGCACCGCCACCCGCCTCGCCGCCGACGACCTGGCGGCCCTCCTGCCCACCACCCACCACCCCCGCTCCGACACGGCCTGGACGGTCACCTACGCCCTGGCCACCGTGGACGACCCGCGCGCCGCCCCGTCCGTGCACGCCCGGCTGGCGTCGGGGGCACCACCGGCCGGGGCGGTCGCCGCCGTCCGCGGCCTGCTGCGCTCAGGGACCGCCGATGCCGAGCAACTCGCCCCGTTCATCAGGCAGTTGCTCCGCTCCGGCGATTCCCTCTCGGTGCTGACGGCCACCGCGATGAGCGACGACCTCGGCCCCGCGGCGGCGGCCTGCGTCCCCGAACTCATCGAGGCGCTCCGCACCGAGTGCGCCCTGCGTGACGCCCAGGGCACCGAGTGGGCCACCCGCCGCGAGCTCCGCCTCGTCACCGCGCTCGGCCGGATCGGCGCCCCCGCGAGGGCCGCGGTGCCACTGCTCGAACGGCTCACCAGGGAATCCCGGCAGCGCGCCGGCTACCGGGCGCTCGCCCTCTCCCGGATCACCGGCGAACGTCACTTCATCGAGTCCGCCCTGCGCTCCCCGTCGCGGCTGCGGCGGTATGTGCCCGACCGCTCCGCTCTCTTCGAGTGGCTGCTCGACCACGGCGGCCTGACACCGGAGCAGTCCCGTCAGCTGCGGGACCTCGTCTTCACCCTGCCCAGCGGTATGCAGGTGTTCGGTGCGCGGGCCGTATGGCGCAACGAGGGGCCGGCCGCCGCCGGTGAACTGCTCGCCGTACTCCCGCAGTACCTCGACGACGATCTCTTCGGCCCCGTCGCCATGACCACCCTGGCCGCCATGGGGGAGCACGCCCGCCCGGCCCTCCCGCAGCTGCGCGCACTGATCGACCGACGCACCCGGCTCCCGCACCACGCCGGTTCCGACGACGCCGATATGAACGCCGACGAGCAACTCCTCGAAGCCGCCCGGCGGACGGTCGCCGCCGTCACCGCCTAGCCGCGGCCTCCTCCTGCCGCGTTATGACGCGGCAGGAGGAGCTCCCGTCCGCCGGTGGCGGTCCGGGAGCCACCGGCAGTCAGCCCCGGGCCGCGCGGTCCGGCCGGGTCCGGGCGCCCGCGCCGAACAGCCCCAGCGTCTCCCCGCACTGGGAATGCAGCGGCTCCGGCAGCGCGTCCGGGGCGAACCAGTCGAGCGCGTCGAACTTGTGCGGTTCGCCGATCGTCACCCCGTCCGGCGCCACCCGTACGGCGAAGACCACCGCCACCCAGTGCGAGTCGACCGGATCGCCGCGCAGCACATTGCGCACCCCGATCTGCTCGATGCCGAGCGGCCGCACCCCGTACTCCTCGTGCACCTCCCGGGCCACGGCCGCCTCGAAGGTCTCCCCGAACTCCAGCGCCCCCGCGCCGCAGTCCCAGGTCCCCGGCTCGTCCCTGGCCCCGGCGCTCCGCCGGGCCAGCAGCACCCGCCCGGCGCCGTCGTGACACACGAACACACAGGACACCTTGGGTCCCACTGTGGTCATCTCCCCTCACCCCGCTCAGAAGTGGTGCAGCAAGTCGGCGAACGCCGGCAGCCGCAGCACCTTGTCGTCGGCCGGGTCGAGCTCACTGTGCTCCAGGACCCAGGTGTGCTCGTGGGGGATGAACACCGCGTTGAGGCCCGCCGAACGGGCGGGCAGGATGTCCGACTTCGGGGAGTTCCCGATCATCCATGTCGAGTCCGGCACCAGGTCGTAGGCGCGCTTCAGCTGCTCGTAGGTGGCGATGTTCTTCTCCGCCACGATGTGCACACCCCGGAAGTGCCGGGTCAGCCCGGAGGCCGCCACCTTCCGCTCCTGCTCCTCGGTGTCGCCCTTGGTCAGCAGCAGCAGATCGTGCCGCCGGGCCAGCTCGGCCAGGGTCTCGGCCACCCCGGGAATCAGCTCCACCCGGTCCCCGGCGAAGGCCGCCGCCCACCCGGCGATCCGCGCCGACTCCTCGGCCGTCGCGGCCCGCCCGCGCAGCTGCGCCACACACTCCCCGAGGCTGTGCAGAAACACCTTGCTGCCGTATCCGAGCTTCGGCGCGTTCGCCGCTTCGATCGCGTCGAGTACGGCGCGCACCCCGGCCCGGTCGAGTCCGGGGTGGGTCATCCACTCCAGGAACTCGTCGATGACCCGCTCGAAGATCACGTTGTTCTCCCACAACGTGTCATCCGCATCGAAGATCAGCATCCGCCGCACAGCCCTTCTCCCACTCCACCGACCTGCGCACCCTACGCACGCACGGCGGCCGCCCGCACCGGATATTCCGCGGGGAGGGGTGCGCTGGCCCGGAGCCTCACCACCACCGGAGGTACGACAGCAGCCGCAGGATCTCCAGGTAGAGCCAGACCAGGGTCATCGCCAGCCCGAACGCGACGTACCAGGCCCACCGATGGGAGGCACCGGACCGCAGAAAGCGGTTGGCAGCCTCGAACTCCAGCAGGAAGAAGAAGGACGCGGCGGCGATCGCCACCACACTGACGAAGAGGGCCAGGGGGCCGCCGTCCCGCAGGCCGAGGTCCGCGCCGAACCCCCATGACGCGACCAGCTCCGCCAGCAACAGCACCAGCAGCCCGAGCCCCGCGCCGACCGCCCAGCGCGTCACCTTCGCGCTGACCCGCACCACCCGCGTGTGATATGCCGCCAGCGTGCCGGCGAAGATGCAGCCGGTGCCGAGGACGGCCTGGGTGCCGACACCCGGGTGCAGCGCATCGAAGAACTGCGTCGCCTCGCCGAGCACGATCCCCTGAACCGCCGCGAACAGCAGGGCCAGCGCGGCGCTCGGCCGGGGCCGCAGGGACAGGAAGATCCCGAGACCCAGCCCGGCGAACAGGGCGGGCAGGGCGAGGAATCCGACGTCCAGGAAGACGGTGAGGAAGGCGCTCGCCACCAGGACACCGAAGACGGCCAGGGTCTTGACGACGATGTCGTCGAGGGTGATCGGACGGTCCGTGGCGGCTGCCGGGGACGCACCGCCGGAGGTGCCCGGGCCGGCCGGTGACACCGCACCGTCCAGCGTCAGCAGATTACGGATGGCAGGGTTGCTCGTCGTGGGCACCGGCCCTCCCGGAGGGATCGAAGGGGGTGAACAACTCCGTGTTGTCCCAGGATAGTTGGGGAAATCGGGGAATGGGTCAGTCCACCTCGACGACCTGCCGCGGCCCCGGCACGCTCTCCCGCAGTGCCCGTGTCACGTCCGGCACCGTGGGAAACACGCTGTCCGCGCCGGACGGTGCCGCGTACGGCAGCGCCGTGTTCAGGTGATCGCGCCATGGCGCGGGCACGGCGATCGGCTGGCGGACACCGGTCAGCACCATGCACTGGACCGCCTCGGCGCCATGGAGGTGCAGCGCGGACCGCAACCGGCCCGGCAGCCCCAGGCGTTGGGGCACCGCGGTGTTCAGCAGCCGCTCGCCCAGACTCTCGCCCTGCCCGGCGAGATCGCTGCCGTGCAGCTGGTGGACGGTGTCGCGGACGGCAGGGTACTGCTCCGGTGTCACGCCCCGGCAGCGCAGCACGACCACGGGGTGCGCCTTCCCCTCCACCTCACAGGCGATGTCGAACGACATCCGCCGCTTGAGGAAGCCGTAGCGGACCTCGTTGATCACCTGCAGGGCCTCGTCGGGCTTCGGTTTGCCGGTCTCCGGCGGCGGTTGGCTGTGCAGGCCCTTGAGCTGCTCGCCGACCGTCACGGAGCCGGTGAACAACCGCCGCATGCCCACGGCCACCGCCTGCTGCTCGTACAGCTCCAGCCACGCGGGCAGCCGGCTGACGCTGGTGAGATCGGGCGCCAGCCGCGCGGCCTCCTCGGCATGCTCCAGCGCGTCCCCGCGCAGCTGCTCGCTGAGCAGCCCGATCCGCCGGCGCAGCTCGATCAGCGCCAGCGCGTCGAACTGCGCCGCCCGGTCCGCGTCCTGCCGCCCGCCGACACCCTCCAGCACCCCCGCCAGGATCTGCGTCGGGGCGGCGTCGGCGGACCACTCGCGCCGCCGGGCCAGCTCGGTCAGCCGGTCTCCCGCGTACGGGGTCAGCCAGGCCCGTTCCTCGACGAAGCCACCCCAGTCACGGGACTCCAGACCGTGCCGGGCGGCGAGCCGCGGCAGCCGGGCCAGCAGCGCCAGCAGCAGCAACTCGGCGTCGTCGACACCGTCCTGGTGCGGTCCCGTCTCGCGCAGCGCCTGCGCGAGCTGATGCGCGTCGAAGAGCGTGGCGAACACATCGGACTGCGGGCACCGGAGCAGCTCCGCCAGCAGCGGCTGGGCGGCGGGGCCGACCAGCAGATGCAGATGCCGCCCGGTGAACACGGCCGGCAGCTCCGGCGGGGTGAAGGCGGCCCGGATACGGGCGGCCAGCTCCGCCAGCCGGCTCTCGGCCGCACCGAACCGGTCGATCCGGTGCAGCAGATCCTGTGCGGCGAAATTCCCCAGCGCCTCCTCCGCCGCCGCCATCGCACGGTCCGAGGTCCGCACCATCCACACGACGTACAGCTCGTTGTCCATGCCCTACCTCCCCGCCACCCGGCCGTAACGCGGCGGTTCCTGCCCGGAGAGGACCTCGAAGAGCTCC
This genomic stretch from Streptomyces nigrescens harbors:
- a CDS encoding cytochrome P450, encoding MPVTEFHPQPGSAPEHAIPGPAGLPVLGSMLDLRRDSLSTFLGAQRAHGDVVRLEAGPPGLRSVFHAVFAPEGVQQILASQAANFRKDHPLYEEVRQAFGNGLLTSQDADYLRQRRLVQPLFTKRRVDGYASAVTTEAATLADRWRTADDTTVDLVPEMNRLALRTVSRILFGLDAEAAVDTIHRCAPVINAYVVRRAYVPVKIPREWPTPGNLRARAATDEMNALCDRIVGDRRAARGTARDADGEGEDLLSLLAAAGNDEDGSLDATEVREQVLIFLLAGHETTATSLAFTLHLLARHPEEQTRVRDEIDRVLAHRTPTAADLDRLPYLTQALKESMRLYPAAPVISRRAVAATEIGGFRIPAGADVVVAPWVTHRNPDLWADPERFDPRRFAPEREAERHRYAWFPFGGGPRACIGQHFSMLESVLALAVLLRAYELEAVDEEVPVSAGITLQATGPARVRLRPRTGAGE
- a CDS encoding HAD family hydrolase, producing MLIFDADDTLWENNVIFERVIDEFLEWMTHPGLDRAGVRAVLDAIEAANAPKLGYGSKVFLHSLGECVAQLRGRAATAEESARIAGWAAAFAGDRVELIPGVAETLAELARRHDLLLLTKGDTEEQERKVAASGLTRHFRGVHIVAEKNIATYEQLKRAYDLVPDSTWMIGNSPKSDILPARSAGLNAVFIPHEHTWVLEHSELDPADDKVLRLPAFADLLHHF
- a CDS encoding ABC-F family ATP-binding cassette domain-containing protein translates to MSMSPTSASAASIVCTGLGFTWPDGSPVLENFPLVVGPGRTGLIGLNGAGKSTLLKLIAGELTPTAGTVKVAGEIGYLPQHAPLDTALRVDEALGIHTARAALLAIEGGDASEEHFTAVGDDWDVEERARATLDQLGLTGIDLDRTIGEVSGGESVLLRLAALLLRRPDVLLLDEPTNNLDRAARQRLYTAVAGWSGVLVVVSHDRELLERVDRIADLRDGEVHWYGGNFSAYERALAVEQDAAERMLRVAEADVQRQKRELADAHLKLARRVRYGNKMSANKREPKIVMNERKREAQVSAGKHRIMHTERLKEARDRLDEAAEAVRDDDEIRIDLPHTAVPPGRGVLTLRDLQARYGGRAHLEVRGPERIALTGPNGSGKTTLLRTVAGEIPPAAGTAEIHVPHRFLPQRLEVLDPALTVVENVARFAPDATNNRIRARLARFLFKGARADQRAGTLSGGERFRASLAALMLAEPAPQLLLLDEPTNNLDLASVRRLVTALESYEGALLVVSHDLTFLRDLGITRWLSTEGGELTDIAPL
- a CDS encoding NUDIX hydrolase, giving the protein MTTVGPKVSCVFVCHDGAGRVLLARRSAGARDEPGTWDCGAGALEFGETFEAAVAREVHEEYGVRPLGIEQIGVRNVLRGDPVDSHWVAVVFAVRVAPDGVTIGEPHKFDALDWFAPDALPEPLHSQCGETLGLFGAGARTRPDRAARG
- a CDS encoding Bax inhibitor-1/YccA family protein, which codes for MPTTSNPAIRNLLTLDGAVSPAGPGTSGGASPAAATDRPITLDDIVVKTLAVFGVLVASAFLTVFLDVGFLALPALFAGLGLGIFLSLRPRPSAALALLFAAVQGIVLGEATQFFDALHPGVGTQAVLGTGCIFAGTLAAYHTRVVRVSAKVTRWAVGAGLGLLVLLLAELVASWGFGADLGLRDGGPLALFVSVVAIAAASFFFLLEFEAANRFLRSGASHRWAWYVAFGLAMTLVWLYLEILRLLSYLRWW